One window from the genome of Loxodonta africana isolate mLoxAfr1 chromosome 14, mLoxAfr1.hap2, whole genome shotgun sequence encodes:
- the PLEKHF2 gene encoding pleckstrin homology domain-containing family F member 2 produces MVDRLANSEANTRRISIVENCFGAAGQPLTIPGRVLIGEGVLTKLCRKKPKARQFFLFNDILVYGNIVIQKKKYNKQHIIPLENVTIDSIKDEGDLRNGWLIKTPTKSFAVYAATATEKSEWMNHINKCVTDLLSKSGKTPSNEHAAVWVPDSEATVCMRCQKAKFTPVNRRHHCRKCGFVVCGPCSEKRFLLPSQSSKPVRICDFCYDLLSTGDMDRCQPTRSDSYSQSLKSPLNDVSDDDDDDDSSD; encoded by the coding sequence ATGGTGGATCGTTTGGCAAACAGTGAAGCAAATACTAGACGCATAAGTATAGTGGAAAACTGTTTTGGAGCTGCTGGTCAACCCTTAACCATACCTGGACGGGTTCTTATTGGAGAAGGAGTGTTGACTAAGTTGTGCAGAAAAAAGCCCAAAGCAAGGCAGTTTTTCTTATTTAATGATATTCTGGTATATGGCAATATTGTCAtccagaagaaaaaatataacaaACAACATATTATTCCCCTGGAAAATGTCACTATTGATTCTATCAAAGATGAGGGAGACTTAAGGAATGGTTGGCTTATCAAGACACCAACTAAATCATTTGCAGTTTATGCTGCCACTGCCACTGAGAAATCAGAATGGATGAATCATATAAATAAATGTGTTACTGATTTACTCTCTAAAAGTGGGAAGACACCCAGTAACGAACATGCTGCTGTCTGGGTTCCTGACTCTGAGGCAACTGTATGTATGCGTTGTCAGAAAGCAAAATTCACACCTGTCAATCGTCGTCACCATTGCCGCAAATGTGGTTTTGTTGTTTGTGGGCCCTGCTCTGAAAAGAGATTTCTTCTTCCCAGCCAGTCCTCCAAGCCTGTGCGAATTTGTGACTTCTGCTATGACCTGCTTTCTACGGGGGACATGGATAGGTGCCAGCCTACCAGATCGGACTCTTACAGCCAGTCATTGAAGTCTCCTTTAAATGACGTATCTGACGATGATGACGATGATGACAGCAGTGACTAA